The proteins below are encoded in one region of Apium graveolens cultivar Ventura chromosome 4, ASM990537v1, whole genome shotgun sequence:
- the LOC141720818 gene encoding putative F-box protein At3g23960, whose product MKKQSIVTSGKMISDDLLTEIFVRLPVKTLLRCKSVSKPWLSLISNSNFIKSHLKRTITTPGADQTILVFGRNNDSISPLNLDPPEIEPPLGFPFCRGDFPFHCYLEIVGCYNGIVCVCASHCPADPDIDIDCFAKNFFKRNDPNIYLWNPATKRSKLIPQTNLRPQKKSLMAIGFGFDPLCDDFKIVWVFNSYNEQSCPAYQLYSSDTKHFYAEVYSSNTNSWRKVESKLTDSFQYAYFDVFDVCVNGLLCCIGGSGMLTAFDLNKEVFTCGVWLPDKSSDSFYNRITEFNDSIAVITRNCKKNERKRKYAFNLWMLDDEACLRGAGPEASWTLGLTIDVDDSFPCVFGRFNCGDILLETDDKGWILCNSDRKEARDVPLSINIHRRIIKYNESLVSIVGSKQVNWNAHEDDS is encoded by the coding sequence ATGAAGAAACAGAGCATTGTAACTTCCGGCAAGATGATCTCCGACGATTTATTGACGGAGATTTTCGTCAGGCTTCCGGTGAAAACATTGCTCCGTTGCAAATCAGTCTCCAAACCCTGGTTATCCCTAATCTCAAACTCTAATTTCATCAAATCACACCTCAAGCGCACTATTACAACACCAGGAGCTGATCAAACTATCCTCGTCTTCGGAAGAAATAATGATTCAATCTCTCCTCTCAATCTCGATCCTCCCGAAATCGAGCCTCCTCTCGGCTTTCCTTTCTGTAGAGGTGATTTCCCTTTTCATTGCTATTTGGAAATTGTTGGTTGTTATAATGGCATTGTTTGTGTTTGCGCTTCTCATTGCCCCGCTGATCCCGATATTGACATCGACTGCTTTGCTAAGAATTTCTTTAAACGTAATGATCCTAATATTTACTTGTGGAATCCTGCTACTAAACGTTCCAAACTCATTCCGCAAACTAATTTACGTCCCCAAAAAAAGTCATTGATGGCTATAGGGTTTGGTTTTGATCCTTTGTGTGATGATTTTAAGATTGTTTGGGTATTTAATTCGTATAATGAACAGTCTTGTCCTGCGTACCAGCTCTATTCCTCTGATACGAAGCACTTTTATGCTGAGGTTTATTCCTCAAATACAAATTCTTGGCGCAAGGTAGAATCTAAGCTCACTGATAGTTTCCAGTATGCTTATTTCGATGTTTTCGATGTTTGTGTGAACGGTTTGTTGTGTTGCATTGGGGGGTCTGGTATGCTGACGGCTTTCGATTTAAACAAGGAGGTGTTTACATGTGGTGTTTGGCTACCTGATAAATCTTCTGATTCTTTTTACAATCGCATTACCGAATTTAATGATTCCATCGCTGTCATTACCAGAAACTGTAAGAAAAATGAAAGGAAAAGGAAATATGCTTTTAACTTGTGGATGTTGGATGATGAGGCATGCCTTCGTGGTGCTGGACCTGAGGCATCGTGGACTCTAGGGCTTACTATTGATGTCGATGACTCGTTTCCATGTGTTTTTGGACGATTCAACTGTGGTGATATCCTGCTTGAAACTGATGATAAAGGATGGATTTTGTGTAACTCTGACAGGAAAGAGGCCAGAGATGTCCCACTTTCCATTAACATCCATCGTCGTATCATCAAGTATAACGAGAGCTTGGTTTCAATCGTAGGATCCAAACAAGTCAACTGGAATGCTCATGAAGATGATAGTTAG